Genomic DNA from Paenibacillus sp. KS-LC4:
AAAATCTGGAATTCCGCTGCATTGGATTGATTGATACGGGCAATCAGCTCTATGATCCATTGTCACGAACTCCGGTAATGGTCGTTGAAGCCGCTCTTTGGCAAAATGAATTACCACCTTCATGGCTGCAAAGCATTCGTGAGGCCGAGGTGGATCGTCTCGTAGCGGGCATGGGCGCTGACGTCTTTATTTGGCAGCATCGCTTGCGGCTCATTCCTTACCGCGGCGTGAACCGCGGCTCGCAGTTTATGCTGGCGCTAAAGCCGGATTTTGTCCGAATCGAGCGCGATGGCTCCAGTTACGTGGCGAAAAAAGTGTTGATTGGACTCGATGGCGGCAAGCTGACAGCAGACAGCTCGTATCAGGCAATCATTCATCCCGCCCTTGTGCAGACTCCACAAGCAGAAGCGAGGCAGGAGACTGAAAATAATACGATTATCGGGGAGGGATAGGCCGGATGCTCGTCAAGTGGAAATTGGTTCTGCAGTTATATTATTATCGGACTTTATTTTTATTCGGACTAAAGAGCGAAGAGATTTATTATATCGGTGGAAGCGAAGCGCTGCCGCCTCCCTTGACGCGGGAAGAGGAAGAATATTTGCTGGGCAAGCTGCCCTCTGGGGATACGGCTATTCGGGCGATGCTCATTGAGCGCAACCTTCGGCTCGTCGTATACATTGCCCGCAAATTCGAAAATACAGGCATCCATATTGAAGATTTGGTGTCCATCGGCGCCATTGGCTTAATTAAAGCGGTCAACACCTTTGATCCAGAGAAAAAAATCAAGCTGGCGACCTATGCTTCACGCTGTATAGAGAATGAAATTCTCATGTATTTGCGCCGCAACAATAAAACGCGTACCGAGGTTTCTTTTGACGAGCCGCTGAATATTGATTGGGATGGCAATGAGCTGCTGCTGTCGGATGTGCTCGGAACGGAAAATGATACGATTTACCGCAATATTGAGGAGCAGGTCGATCGCAAGCTGCTGCATAAGGCGCTCGACAAGCTGACGGAGCGTGAACGCATCATTATGGAGCTGCGCTTCGGGCTAGCAGATGGGGAAGAGAAGACGCAGAAGGATGTTGCCGATCTGCTCGGTATCTCTCAATCTTATATTTCGCGATTGGAAAAACGCATTATTAAGCGGCTGCGCAAGGAGTTCAACAAAATGGTATAAAAGGGCAATCCATAGAGTTGCAAAGCGAAGGTCAAAACAGGAATATTTCGGGCGTGCGAGGAGATAATGAACATTAATGTTTCTCCTTGGGAGGTAATCACGTTGGCACGAAATAAAGTCGAGATCTGTGGAGTGGATACCGCGAAACTGCCTGTCCTGACAAATGTTGAAATGCGGGAGCTGTTCACCGCTTTGCAAACCCGCAATGAGTGGGCAGCCAGAGAGAAATTGGTTAATGGCAACCTGAGGCTTGTGCTTAGTGTCATTCAACGCTTTAACAATAGGGGAGAGTTTGTAGACGACTTATTCCAGGTCGGCTGCATTGGACTTATGAAGGCGATAGATAATTTTGATCTTGGCCAGAACGTCAAATTTTCCACCTATGCCGTCCCGATGATTATCGGGGAAATCCGCCGTTATTTGCGCGACAATAACCCGATTCGCGTATCGCGAAGCCTGCGGGATATCGCTTATAAAGCGCTGCAAGCAAGAGACAGCCTGACGAATCAAAATTCGCGCGAGCCGACGATTTTTGAAATTTCCGAAATGCTGAATGTTCCCAAGGAAGATGTCGTGTTCGCGCTTGATGCGATTCAGGACCCGGTATCGTTGTTTGAGCCGATCTACCATGACGGCGGCGATCCGATTTATGTGATGGATCAAATTAGTGACGACAAAAATAAAGACGTGTCATGGATCGAGGAAATTGCGCTCCGCGAAGCGATGCATAAGCTGAACAATCGGGAAAAAATGATTTTGTCGATGCGTTTTTTCGAGGGCAAGACGCAAATGGAGGTCGCCGATGAAATCGGCATCTCGCAGGCTCAAGTATCACGCCTGGAAAAGTCGGCCATCCAGCAAATGCAGAAGCATGTTAAGACGTAGATGCACGTGAAAAAGATTCAGAGCTGCGTGAAGGCTTAGTTGTCACGCAGCTCGTCTTTTGGAAAGCAGGCCGGACAATGATGTCCGGTCTTTTTCATTATCTAAAGGCGGTTATTTTGCGAAAGAGGACATTTTGGGCGCGTCTTACATATACTAATACAAGGAACAGCATAGCTAGGTTCGGCTAGGCAGGGTGCCCGGTCATTAAAAAGTTATTCATCCCGCTGGAAAAGTGGTGAGCAGAAGATGAAAATATCTGATTTTCAGACGAAGGATGTCATTAATATTGTGGACGGCAAGAAGCTTGGACATATTACCGATTTGGAGCTGGATTTGCGGCAGGGACGTATCGATTCCATCGTCATTCCGCAGTATAGCCGCTTTATGGGGCTGTTTGGCGGGCCTGGCGGCGAGGTCGTCATTCCTTGGCGCAACATTGTGAAGATCGGGGCAGATGTTGTGCTTGTTCGCATGGATGAAACGAAGCAGCGCCTGGAGGAAGAGGATTTGCACGCCAGAGGATAACAGAGTAAACTGCATAAAGAGGTGATGACTCGAATGGAAGCTTTTAAGTGGAATCATTCAGCGAAGAATCCTTCGCTTTTTTTGTTGTCTAATTGGATGGATGAAAATAAACAGCTGACAGCCGGCTTTACCGGCCGCGATGGCGGTGTAAGCGCCGCGCCTTGGGCGACGCTGAATATGGGGCTGCATGTCGGCGATGAAGACCTAGACGTCGTTGTCAACCGCCAGCGGGTTGCTGCTGCGGTCGGCTTTCCCTTCGAGGCTTGGACCTGCGCGGAGCAGGTGCATGGCGCGGATGTCTACAAAGTAACCGAGCAAGACGCTGGGCGGGGCAGGGAATCCCGCAGCGATGCGATTGCGGATACCGATGCCCTGATGACGGATGTGCCCGGCATTTTGCTCGCTTCCTTTTATGCGGATTGCGTGCCGCTTTATTTTTATGATCCGGAGCATCAGGCGGTAGCGCTTGCCCATGCAGGCTGGAAGGGAACGGTTTCGAGCATTGCGAAGGTGACGCTTGAGGCGATGAATGCGGAATATGGCACAAGAGCAGAAAAGGTGCGCGCAGCCATCGGCCCGTCGATCGGAGGCTGCTGTTATGAGGTAGATCAAACGGTCACGAGCAGGGTGCAGCCAATTCTGGATACATTCGCTTTGCAGGGCGAGGAAGCGCGCAATAAGCTGATTAAGCTGCTGCCAAATGGCAAGGCAATGGTCGACTTGAAAGAAATTAACCGTCAAATTATGATGAAAGCAGGAATTATGCCGATCCATATCGAATTAACACAGTGGTGTACTGGGTGTCGTCGCGATCTATTTTTCTCCCACCGGATGGAGGGCGGCAAAACAGGACGAATGGCCAGTTGGATTGGAATTGCAAAGAGGTGACGAAATTGGAGAGCTCATTAACAGAGCGGATAGCAGAGGTACAGCGCCGGATCGATGCAGCGTGCGAGAGAAGCGGTCGTAAGCCGGAGGATGTGAACGTTATTGCGGTGACTAAATATGTATCGCTCGCTACAGCTGTACAGGCGTTTGACGAGGGGCTTCGCCATTTAGGCGAAAACCGCTTTCAGGACGCGCTGCCCAAGTGGGAAGCGATTAGCGGCGAGACAGCCGAAGGGGGCGATGGACAAGCCATTTGGCATTTCATCGGTTCGCTGCAAACGAATAAGGTTAAAGATGTCATAGGGAAGTTTACATACATTCACTCGCTGGATCGTTTGTCGCTTGCACAGGCGATTGAGAAGCGAGCAGCGCAGCTTGGCGTGCAGGTGCCCTGTATGATTCAGGTTAATGTATCGGGCGAACAATCCAAGCATGGACTTGAACCGGAGCAGCTGCCGGAGCTTTTGGAGGCGATAAAAGGCTTTCAGTATGTACAGCCGATTGGCTTAATGACGATGGCGCCTTATGAGGCTGAAGCTGAGCAGACCCGGCCGGTATTCCGTGCCTTGCGGGAGCTGAGGGATAAAATGAATAGGGAAGTGGCTTTGAACGCACCGCTGACGGAACTTTCCATGGGCATGTCAGGCGACTTTGAGGTCGCGATTGAAGAAGGCGCAACGTGGATTAGATTAGGAACGATACTTGTGGGAAAAGAGGGATGACGAATGGGCGTTATGAATAAGTTTATGAATTTTCTTGGTTTGCAGGAGGAAGAAGAGATCATTGAACGGGAAAGAAGCGTACAGCCAGAGGAGCCCGATCATGAAATTGAAACCTCTCCGTTCGAAGCACGTAAAAATACAAAGGGCAACAACATTGTAAGCATACATTCGCAGAAAAATGTACGAGTCATCTTGAGCGAGCCGCGCTCCTACGATGAGGCGCAGGATATTGCCGATCATTTGCGTTCGCGACGTGCCGTCATTGTAAACCTGCAACGTGTGCGTACTGACCTTGCGCTTCGCATAGTTGATTTCCTCAGCGGTACAGTGTACGCTTTGGGTGGCAATATTTCGAAGCTCGGCCCCAACATTTTCCTATGTACGCCGGATTCGGTTGAAATTCAAGGGTCGATTACGGAAATGATGGCAGAGGACAATGAATACTCCAAAATGAGGTGACCACCGATTGTACAGTAGTGTATCAGGGCTCATTATGAACCTTCAAAGTATTTACAGCTTTATGATTATTGGTTATGTTTTATTGTCATGGTTGCCGAATGCGCGCGAAAGCTTTATTGGCGTATTTTTAGGCAAGCTGGTTGAGCCGTATCTAGGCATATTCCGCCGTTTCATACCACCAATTGGCGGTATGATTGATATTTCCCCAATCGTAGCGATTTTTGCGCTTCGTTTTGTGGCAATGGGGCTCATTGCGGTAGTAGGCTTTATACTGCCTGGCTAGATTTCAAAAGTTAGGAAGGGAATTTCAATGAAATTACCTATATATGACCATTTCCACCCGGACGAGAAGCCATTCGTTGATCGGGCGTGGGAATGGGTAGAGCGGTCCGCACAGCAGCATGAGCTGAAGCGGACCGATTTTTTGGACCCGAGACAGGCACAGATTTTGCAAAGCCTCGTCAATCGTCATCCAGATGTGGAGTTGAGGCTGGATGGCGGCTATCCTGAGGCTGAGCGCTGCCGGGCAATTATTGGGCCGGATTATCGGGATTTGGATCAGGAGCTTGCCGCTATTTCCGTGCTGGAGGTTCAGGTAAGCGGCCCGAGCGGGACGAGCCAGCAGCTTGATCATGGCGATTATCTTGGCGCCTTGCTCGGCCTCGGCATCAAGCGTGACCGAGTAGGGGACATACACGTGCATGAAGGCTTCGCTCACATTATGATGACCGATGACATCGCCGACTATTTGAATGTTCATTTGCGGCAGGTGCATCGGTCGAGTGTGCTCACTGAAATGATTCCGCTGTCTTCCTTGTTGCCGGTTGTGCCGGAGCTGCAGGAAATGAGCTTTACAGTCGCTTCGATGCGGGTGGATGGCATTGCAAGCGATGTGCATCGAATTAGCCGGACAAAGATCGTCGATCCTATCCGCGCCGGCAGATGCCGGGTGAACTGGAAAACGGTGGAGGACCCGTCCGAGCAATTGCGCGAGGGCGATGTCGTATCCATTAAAGGGCTGGGCCGATTTAAAGTTTTGGAGGCGGATGGCGTGACGAAGAAAGGCAGAATTCGGCTGAGGGTAGGCAAATTTATTTAGCCCTATTGCAGGATTTTGCTGGCGGTTGTCGAATCCTTTCCACAGCAAATGTTTTCCGGTATGGAAATAAGTCGAGGAGGTGCGCCGATGCCGTTAACGCCATTGGACATACATAATAAGGAATTTGGTCGCCGGTTGCGCGGCTATGACGAGGATGAGGTCAATGAATTTCTTGATCAGGTCATTAAAGATTATGAAACGATTATCCGCGAAAATAAGGAGCTGCAAAACCAGATCCTTAATATGCAGGAGAAGCTGAACCATTTCTCAAACATCGAAGAGACGCTGAGCAAGACGATAATCGTCGCACAAGAGGCGGCTGACGAGGTTCGAAGCAATGCGAAGAAGGAAGCACAGCTCATCATCAAGGAAGCGGAGAAAAATGCGGATCGCATTATTAATGACTCGCTGAGTAAATCGCGCAAAGTATCGGTTGAGGTTGAAGAGCTGAAGAAGCAGGCGTCTATTTTCCGCGCACGGTTCCGCACGCTTGTAGAGGCGCAGCTGGAGCTGCTCAGCCAGGACGATTGGAGAACGCTTGATCCAGGCCAGCATTCGGAGCTGGAGCAGCTTTCCCGCGGTTAATCCGCGCAAGGCTGATTGACAATAGGTCAGCGATACGCTATAAATAGGATTAATGATTGTTCAGATGTAAAACTTCGTTGACGAGAACGAGTATGTATCGTTGCTTGATCCACAGAGAGTCGTTGCGTTGCTGCAAGACGACGTTCAAGCGGTTACAGAATATCCTCTCCGAGAAGCGGCGCCGAAACTTCGACTGACCAGCTGCGATTTAAGGCTGTATGGTAGAAGGAGTAAGGGCTGACGGTCTGTCCTCCGTTACAAGGACCGTGGATGCTAAGGCATTCACGCCAAAGGTGCCGTCCTTTAAGCTGCATATGCAGCGATGATGACGGAACAAGGGTGGTAACGCGAGCAAGCCTCGTCCCTTTACAGGGGCGGGGCTTTATTTTTTTTTCGGGAGGAATATGAAGATGCAACGTGTAGATGTGAAGGAAAAAGCAAGAACGCGCGAGCTTCGTGTATTGAAGCAGTGGGCAGATAACGATACGTTCAAAAAATCAATTGAAAACCGCGAAGGTAAGCCGAATTTCGTATTTTATGAAGGTCCTCCGACCGCAAACGGCGCGCCGCATATCGGACATGTGCTGGGCCGAGTCATCAAGGATTTTATTTGCCGCTACAAAACGATGTCCGGCTATCGCGTTGTTCGCAAAGCGGGCTGGGATACGCACGGTCTCCCT
This window encodes:
- a CDS encoding YlmC/YmxH family sporulation protein gives rise to the protein MKISDFQTKDVINIVDGKKLGHITDLELDLRQGRIDSIVIPQYSRFMGLFGGPGGEVVIPWRNIVKIGADVVLVRMDETKQRLEEEDLHARG
- a CDS encoding YggS family pyridoxal phosphate-dependent enzyme, giving the protein MESSLTERIAEVQRRIDAACERSGRKPEDVNVIAVTKYVSLATAVQAFDEGLRHLGENRFQDALPKWEAISGETAEGGDGQAIWHFIGSLQTNKVKDVIGKFTYIHSLDRLSLAQAIEKRAAQLGVQVPCMIQVNVSGEQSKHGLEPEQLPELLEAIKGFQYVQPIGLMTMAPYEAEAEQTRPVFRALRELRDKMNREVALNAPLTELSMGMSGDFEVAIEEGATWIRLGTILVGKEG
- a CDS encoding YlmH/Sll1252 family protein; translated protein: MKLPIYDHFHPDEKPFVDRAWEWVERSAQQHELKRTDFLDPRQAQILQSLVNRHPDVELRLDGGYPEAERCRAIIGPDYRDLDQELAAISVLEVQVSGPSGTSQQLDHGDYLGALLGLGIKRDRVGDIHVHEGFAHIMMTDDIADYLNVHLRQVHRSSVLTEMIPLSSLLPVVPELQEMSFTVASMRVDGIASDVHRISRTKIVDPIRAGRCRVNWKTVEDPSEQLREGDVVSIKGLGRFKVLEADGVTKKGRIRLRVGKFI
- the sigE gene encoding RNA polymerase sporulation sigma factor SigE, with the translated sequence MLVKWKLVLQLYYYRTLFLFGLKSEEIYYIGGSEALPPPLTREEEEYLLGKLPSGDTAIRAMLIERNLRLVVYIARKFENTGIHIEDLVSIGAIGLIKAVNTFDPEKKIKLATYASRCIENEILMYLRRNNKTRTEVSFDEPLNIDWDGNELLLSDVLGTENDTIYRNIEEQVDRKLLHKALDKLTERERIIMELRFGLADGEEKTQKDVADLLGISQSYISRLEKRIIKRLRKEFNKMV
- the pgeF gene encoding peptidoglycan editing factor PgeF → MEAFKWNHSAKNPSLFLLSNWMDENKQLTAGFTGRDGGVSAAPWATLNMGLHVGDEDLDVVVNRQRVAAAVGFPFEAWTCAEQVHGADVYKVTEQDAGRGRESRSDAIADTDALMTDVPGILLASFYADCVPLYFYDPEHQAVALAHAGWKGTVSSIAKVTLEAMNAEYGTRAEKVRAAIGPSIGGCCYEVDQTVTSRVQPILDTFALQGEEARNKLIKLLPNGKAMVDLKEINRQIMMKAGIMPIHIELTQWCTGCRRDLFFSHRMEGGKTGRMASWIGIAKR
- the sigG gene encoding RNA polymerase sporulation sigma factor SigG, which encodes MARNKVEICGVDTAKLPVLTNVEMRELFTALQTRNEWAAREKLVNGNLRLVLSVIQRFNNRGEFVDDLFQVGCIGLMKAIDNFDLGQNVKFSTYAVPMIIGEIRRYLRDNNPIRVSRSLRDIAYKALQARDSLTNQNSREPTIFEISEMLNVPKEDVVFALDAIQDPVSLFEPIYHDGGDPIYVMDQISDDKNKDVSWIEEIALREAMHKLNNREKMILSMRFFEGKTQMEVADEIGISQAQVSRLEKSAIQQMQKHVKT
- a CDS encoding YggT family protein, with the translated sequence MNLQSIYSFMIIGYVLLSWLPNARESFIGVFLGKLVEPYLGIFRRFIPPIGGMIDISPIVAIFALRFVAMGLIAVVGFILPG
- the sepF gene encoding cell division protein SepF codes for the protein MGVMNKFMNFLGLQEEEEIIERERSVQPEEPDHEIETSPFEARKNTKGNNIVSIHSQKNVRVILSEPRSYDEAQDIADHLRSRRAVIVNLQRVRTDLALRIVDFLSGTVYALGGNISKLGPNIFLCTPDSVEIQGSITEMMAEDNEYSKMR
- a CDS encoding DivIVA domain-containing protein: MPLTPLDIHNKEFGRRLRGYDEDEVNEFLDQVIKDYETIIRENKELQNQILNMQEKLNHFSNIEETLSKTIIVAQEAADEVRSNAKKEAQLIIKEAEKNADRIINDSLSKSRKVSVEVEELKKQASIFRARFRTLVEAQLELLSQDDWRTLDPGQHSELEQLSRG